A window from Borrelia sp. P9F1 encodes these proteins:
- a CDS encoding phosphomevalonate kinase, translating into MDLINFSVPGNLLLMGEYSILEEGGLGLSIAISEKAYFTFKRSNDWRFFSKKTETEVFSLVKNEDDFVFQMFRYLKRKYFANLEDFPCDVYIDTSAFFLTGGVKKGFGSSAVVAVGIVCGIFLLCGATNHFNRDEIFRCCLDAYRHAQGGMGSGYDIATSIFGGVVQFEGGNVPAYKLLKKIDFSDFYLMQGSQEVKTTSSIIKYNEQRASLIDFIENMNIVMREIVLRSSNSYFCFLSSLGEAKNVGLEIGKRIGISADLPLNLAYLENECALIKALGAGNETFLVHKPNFKVFKQFNLSLINLDLDGVRI; encoded by the coding sequence ATGGATTTAATTAATTTTTCTGTACCTGGTAATTTGCTATTAATGGGCGAATATTCCATTTTGGAAGAGGGTGGACTTGGACTCTCAATTGCAATTAGTGAAAAAGCTTATTTCACTTTTAAGAGAAGTAATGATTGGCGTTTTTTTAGCAAAAAAACTGAAACTGAGGTTTTTTCTTTGGTAAAAAATGAAGATGATTTTGTTTTTCAAATGTTTAGATATTTGAAGCGAAAATATTTTGCTAACTTGGAAGATTTTCCTTGTGATGTTTATATTGATACGAGTGCTTTTTTTTTAACTGGTGGTGTGAAGAAGGGGTTTGGATCTAGTGCGGTTGTTGCTGTTGGAATTGTTTGTGGGATTTTTTTGCTGTGCGGAGCCACTAATCATTTTAATAGAGATGAGATTTTCAGGTGTTGCCTCGATGCTTATAGGCATGCTCAAGGGGGCATGGGTAGTGGATATGATATTGCAACTAGTATTTTTGGTGGGGTTGTTCAATTTGAGGGAGGAAATGTTCCCGCATATAAACTTTTAAAGAAAATAGACTTTAGTGATTTTTATTTAATGCAGGGCAGTCAGGAAGTGAAAACCACTAGTTCGATTATTAAATACAATGAACAGCGAGCCTCTTTGATTGATTTTATAGAGAATATGAATATTGTGATGAGGGAAATTGTTCTGAGATCCAGTAATTCTTATTTTTGTTTTCTGTCTAGTTTGGGGGAAGCAAAGAATGTAGGATTGGAAATTGGAAAAAGGATAGGAATTTCGGCTGATTTACCCTTAAATCTTGCTTATCTTGAAAATGAGTGTGCTTTGATTAAAGCTTTGGGAGCTGGGAACGAAACTTTTTTAGTGCATAAACCAAATTTCAAAGTTTTTAAGCAGTTCAATCTTAGCTTGATAAATTTAGATTTGGACGGTGTAAGAATTTAG
- the mvk gene encoding mevalonate kinase — MFVIKKSSKILLFGEHSAVYGFPVIGATIPLYMHLVYVFSVSWKYLGVPSLKIDKVVSFIKNSFSKARPIEFLIFSEIPVGVGLGSSASLSLCFAEYIVSHNEYEKCDKILLAREIENIFHGRSSGMDILLIELNGIFYLENKNNGFSAQKMEPCNFYFLIGAVKRGTTTREIVSDLNHKVVLNNKLFKIIEELGSITKSSYSAFCKRDFSSLVNNINIANSCLNSLDLSSDTLNYIIRRGKEFKALAGKLSGAGRGGAFILAFKDEYEATIALKKLGKDLEKNNINLILKPMVLKV; from the coding sequence ATGTTTGTAATAAAAAAATCTTCTAAGATATTACTCTTCGGTGAGCACAGTGCTGTTTATGGGTTTCCAGTTATTGGTGCAACAATACCTCTTTATATGCATTTAGTATATGTCTTTTCTGTTTCTTGGAAGTATCTAGGAGTTCCTTCCTTAAAAATAGATAAGGTGGTGAGTTTTATTAAAAATAGCTTTAGTAAGGCGAGACCCATTGAATTTTTAATATTTTCAGAGATTCCAGTTGGAGTTGGTCTTGGATCTTCTGCTAGTCTTAGTTTGTGCTTTGCAGAGTATATTGTGTCGCATAACGAGTATGAGAAGTGCGATAAGATTCTGCTGGCACGTGAAATTGAAAATATTTTTCATGGCAGGTCGTCTGGCATGGATATTTTATTAATCGAGTTGAATGGGATTTTTTATTTAGAAAATAAGAATAATGGTTTTAGTGCTCAAAAAATGGAACCTTGTAATTTTTATTTCTTAATAGGAGCAGTAAAAAGGGGGACGACAACGAGAGAAATAGTGTCTGATTTAAACCATAAAGTAGTCCTTAATAACAAATTATTTAAGATTATCGAAGAATTAGGATCTATTACTAAAAGTTCTTATTCTGCTTTTTGTAAGCGAGATTTTTCTTCACTAGTAAATAATATAAATATTGCAAATAGTTGCCTAAATTCTCTAGATTTATCCTCGGATACTCTTAATTACATAATCAGGAGAGGGAAAGAATTTAAAGCTCTTGCTGGCAAACTAAGCGGAGCAGGTCGAGGTGGAGCTTTTATTTTGGCCTTTAAAGATGAATACGAAGCCACGATAGCCCTGAAAAAATTGGGTAAGGATCTAGAAAAGAATAACATTAATTTGATCTTGAAGCCCATGGTCCTTAAGGTTTAA
- a CDS encoding CAP domain-containing protein, which yields MQRKIIFIILILTTQFIPLSAAQALKFLYSSIHQLRDSLNLKKLKIDETLEMVAKEYAANLSKHNVLTHTLFGTTPMQRVKKYDKYFCRIKEILATGMNVRDVTEAWLESPPHKEALLNKDTSKMGGHIIRTQNNENIFIVIFGEKFKTN from the coding sequence ATGCAAAGAAAAATTATTTTCATCATTTTAATTCTTACAACTCAATTTATACCCTTAAGTGCAGCTCAGGCCCTAAAATTTCTATACTCCTCGATTCATCAATTAAGAGACAGTCTAAATTTGAAAAAATTAAAAATAGACGAAACTCTTGAGATGGTAGCAAAAGAATACGCAGCAAACCTCAGTAAACATAATGTACTAACTCACACTCTTTTTGGTACAACTCCAATGCAAAGAGTTAAAAAATACGACAAATATTTTTGCAGAATAAAAGAAATCTTAGCAACGGGTATGAATGTTAGAGATGTAACAGAAGCTTGGCTTGAAAGTCCACCTCACAAAGAGGCTCTTTTAAATAAAGATACAAGCAAAATGGGTGGCCATATTATAAGAACACAGAACAACGAAAACATATTCATAGTCATATTTGGAGAAAAATTTAAAACAAATTGA
- the mvaD gene encoding diphosphomevalonate decarboxylase, which yields MSVGCKVNASLALIKYWGKRDSFLNIPATSSIAVSVDAFYSTSELEISNKDEITLNSKDVVLQERERKFFNYARKILNEPNVGFKVSSENNFPTAVGLASSSSGFASIAACILKYFNQYSHQKASELARIGSASGARAIYGGFTLLREGASSAFCIDSANHFNDLCIIFAIVDKSEKEISSRDAMKLCMKNKFYWEAWIKSSRAIFKEALYFFLRGDFYGLGFNIVKSYQDMFALMLSSSVIYFKSSTIEIIKYVTALRSRGIPVFETMDAGPQVKMFCLKKDVELILDGLSRKFGNVDFIVSRVGSGLEWI from the coding sequence ATGAGTGTTGGGTGCAAGGTCAATGCCAGTTTGGCATTGATTAAATATTGGGGGAAGAGGGATAGCTTTTTAAATATTCCAGCCACCTCTAGTATTGCCGTAAGTGTTGATGCATTTTATTCAACAAGCGAGCTTGAGATTTCAAATAAGGATGAAATAACCTTAAATTCAAAGGATGTCGTCTTGCAGGAAAGAGAGAGAAAATTTTTTAATTATGCGAGAAAGATTTTAAATGAACCTAATGTTGGTTTTAAAGTTAGTAGTGAAAATAATTTTCCAACGGCCGTTGGTCTTGCAAGTTCAAGTTCTGGTTTTGCGTCTATTGCTGCCTGTATTTTAAAATATTTTAACCAATATTCTCATCAAAAAGCTTCAGAACTTGCAAGAATAGGGTCAGCGTCAGGAGCTAGAGCTATTTATGGTGGATTTACCCTTTTAAGGGAGGGTGCTAGTAGTGCATTCTGTATAGATAGTGCAAATCATTTTAATGATTTGTGCATAATATTTGCCATAGTCGATAAGAGCGAAAAGGAGATTTCTTCAAGAGATGCCATGAAACTTTGCATGAAAAACAAATTTTATTGGGAAGCTTGGATTAAATCTAGTCGAGCAATATTTAAGGAGGCTTTATATTTTTTTTTAAGAGGCGATTTTTATGGCCTTGGGTTCAATATTGTAAAAAGTTATCAGGATATGTTTGCTTTAATGTTATCATCTTCTGTCATCTATTTTAAAAGTAGTACCATAGAAATAATAAAGTATGTTACCGCCCTTAGAAGTAGAGGCATTCCTGTTTTTGAGACAATGGATGCTGGGCCTCAGGTTAAGATGTTTTGCTTAAAGAAAGACGTAGAATTGATTTTAGATGGACTTAGTAGAAAGTTTGGGAATGTTGATTTTATTGTCTCAAGGGTTGGCAGTGGTTTAGAATGGATTTAA